The genome window AACATCCTCGGGTCGCTCAAGAGCTAGTAATGCACTCCACTCTACCAAGGGATTTGGAGTTCATGAAAAAACTGAGCCCGGCCGAACTGGTTCAAAGTCTGATGGTGACCACGGCTTCCAACTCAGCTTTTGCGGCCGAGATGGCTCACAGATACTGTGCTCTGGTCGAGAAGCAGGACACCGGCAAGCTGCAGACTCAGATCTCCAAGTTGGAGAAACAACTGGTGGTGTCCGAATCCGAGAAGTCGGAGCTTCAGAGGCGACTTCAAGAGGCTGAAGCTAAGGGTGAGGAGGCCGAGGCTACGATGAATAGTCTCAGATCAGCTCTCGAGGAGGAGCAGAAGAGGGGGGACGAAGTGAAGAAGTCCCACGCACAAGCTCTCGAGGGTGCTGGAGCCTCGGCAGTGGACGCGTTTCGAAGGTCCGATGCCTTCATCAAGGACCTCGGCCAACTGCTTACGCCTAATTTCATGTTTGGCTTCACATCGGCCATTAATGAGGCTGCGGCTCACCTCTCCTCCGAAGTCTTGGAGTCTTTGAAAAACCATGACAGCTACAATGAGGACTCCAAGGAGTTATGTGATCGGATTGCCGAAGGCATTCAGGCAGGAAGGAATTTGGCCGAAGTCCAGGTCGAGTTCAACAAGTGGCTGTCCGAACTCGACGATGTGTTCGAGGAGGTGGAAGTAGAAGAAGCTGGAGGAGAGGACGCTGAGGGAGACGAAGCCGCCGGGGACGAAGTCGAAGGGGACATCGGCAAAGAGCATGGAGATGAACACCCCGGCGGAAAAGAGGCCGAAGAGGAGGCTGCCCAGGAGGGAGCCAAGACCGGGAATGGAGCCGAGACGGGGGTCTAGGCTCATAGGCTTCGAGGGGGTGGTCGAGGTGGAGAGTGCTTAGCAACATTCGGATCACGGCCTTGTATTTTTTGTAACGCTCTTTTCTGTTGAATGAAATCTATTCCTTCTGTTCTCAgcatttcaatttcttgttttgaCTTCTTCCCTTGCTTGTCCCCCTTATTTTTTAACTGCGTAATAACAATgttgaaaaataacataataGCCGAAGTCATAGCTTGACAAGATAACTGGATGAAGTCAATTTTGATGAAATAACTGAATGAAGTCATAACTTCAAGCATAATACAACCTAAGGTTCTCGGCGTGCCAAGACCTCGGCACTAATGAGCCATCTCGGTAACTCAGTTTACAATACCCCTTAGGGTCAGATTCCACAACTCGATAAGGGCCTTCCCATTTCGGGCATAATTTCCCTTGCGGCTCAGCTCGGCTGACTGAATTTTTCCTGAGAACCAAGTCTCCAGGACGGAATCTACGATGTCTGACACGAGCATTGTAATAGTGTGCCAGGGTGTTCTTGTATGAAGCTATCCGGGTTGAGGCGAGGTCCCTTCGTTCTTCGACGAGGTCGAGGTCCAGCTGCCTCTCTTCGTCGTTCACCTCGGCGGCATAGGCTGCCAGCCGAGGGTTGGGAGTAAGGATCTCAGCGGGGATGACAGCCTCGGCGCCGTAGGTCAGGGAGAATGGGGTCTCTTGCGTCGCTGACCTCGGCGTGGTCCGATATGACCACAAGACACTGGAGAGTTCCTCCACCCAAGATGACCCAACTCGGTGTAGTCGGGTCTTGAGGCCATGCAGGAGAGTCCGGTTGAAGTTTTCTGCTTGACCATTGGCCTGAGGGTGGCCTACCGAAGTGAAGTGTTGTTTGATGCCGAGGGTCTCGCACCAGGTCTTGAAGGGGTTCTCGGCAAATTGTCTCTCATTGTCCGAGATGATGACCTGAGGTATGCCGAAGCGGCAGATAATGCatttccaaaagaatttttgGATGGCTAGCCCTGAGATGGTCCGAAGTGGCTCGGCCTCGATCCACTTAGTGAAGTAGTCCACAGCGGTCACTAGGAAGGTATAACCCCCGACGGCTTTAGGGAAAGGACCTATGATGTCTGTCCCCCATTGCTCAAACGGCCAGGGTGAAGTGATGGGGACCATGAAGTTGGAAGGCTGGTGGTGCTCGGGTGCGTGGATTTGGCAGGAAGGGCAGCCGAGAACGAGGTCCTGGGAGTCTTGCCGAAGTGACGGCCAGAAATATCCAAGGAGCATAGTCTTCTTGGCTAACATCCTGTGGCTGACGTGAGCTTCGCACAGGCCTTCGTGGATCTCATGGAGGACATGACGTCCGACCTCGGGGGTGACGCACCTCAGCCAGGGGCCGAGGTAGGACCGCTTGTACAGTTCTCCATCACGGAGTGCATACCGAGCCGCCTTGCGTTGTATTCTTCTCGCCTCGGTTCGGTCTTCAGGGAGTGTTCCCTGACTCAAGAAGAGGATGAACGGGGTCATCCAGGTATCTTCGGAGTGCACGGGGCAGGCCACCTCTTCCACATATCCGGGTTCACTCAGAACTTCCACTAAAACCGTTTTGTTGAGGTCAGAGAATGAAGTGGAGGCCAGCCGGGATAAGGCGTCGGCTCGCTTATTTTGGGACCGGGGGATTCTTTGGATTTCGAATGACTTGAAGTATGCGGTGAGTTGGTGAACTTTGGAGAGGTACCTTTGCATGGTCTCATCCTTAGCCTCGTATTCACCGAGAACTTGGCGTACCACGAGTTGGGAGTCACTGCGGACGTGGATTTGCTGGGCGCCGAGCTTGCGGGCTAGCTGGAGTCCAGCGATTAGGGCCTCGTACTCGGCTTCATTGTTGGTGGCCGGGAAGTCAAAACGGAGGGCGTACGAGCACACCTCCCCCTGAGGTCCTTCCAGGAGCAGTCCGGCTCCGCAGCCGTCTCCGTTAGAGAATCCATCCACATACAATGTCCACAGGGAGGGGGTGGGCACCTCGGCTAAGGCTGAGGTGGACTCCGGACCTTCCGTGAAGGTGAGCTCAGCAAGGAAGTCAGCTAGAGCTTGAGCTTTTATGGCGGTGCGTGACTCGTAGGACAAGTCATATTCTCCCAATTCGACAGCCCACTTGGTGAGGCGACCAGAAGCTTCGGGTCGCACCAATATTTGCCGAATGGGCTGGTCGGTCCGGACGGAGATAGGATGGGCGAGGAAGTAGGGCTTCAATCGCCGAGCTGCGTGGACTAACCCCAGCACCAGTTTCTCCACCTGAGTGTACCGAGTCTCCGGCCCGCGGAGGGCTCGGTTGACATAGTAGACCGGCTCTTGGGCGCCCTCATCTCGGATGAGCACAGCACTGACAGTCTCGTCGGCTGCAGAAAGGTAGAGGTAGAGCTTTTTCTCGGGCCGAGGTGAAGCGAGAGTTGGGAGGTGATGCAAGTACAGCTTCAGCTGGTCGAAAGCAGCCTGACACTCCTCTGTCCAGGCGAACTGGTCAGCCTTTTTCAGCACTTTAAAGAAGGGCAGAGCTTTCTCGGCGGATTGGGACAGGAAGCGATTCAGCGCGGCCAGGCGTCCATTCAACCTTTGGACTTCTCGGACGTTCCGAGGTGGGGACATGTTCTGAATGGCCTTGATTTTGTCGGGGTTGGCCTGGATTCCCCGGTGGGAAACCAGATACCCCAAGAATTTTCTCGAGGTGACGCCGAAGACGCACTTCTTGGGATTCAGCTTCATCCTCGAGTCTCGCAGGACCCCGAAGACTTCCCTCAAGTCTGACAGGAAACATGAAGTGGCGAGACTTTTGACAAGGATGTCATCCACATAGGCTTCCACATTACGGCCGATCTGATTCTTGAAGAGTTGGTTGATCAGCCTTTGGTAGGTCGCCCCGGCGTTCTTTAGCCCAAATGGCATGGTGGTGTAGCAATAAACACCTTGGTCGGTGTAGAATGCCGTCTTCTCTTGGTTCTCTTCACTCATTCCTATTTGATGATACCCTTTGAAAGTATCTAGGAAACAGAGGATCTCATACCCCATCGCCGAGTCGACGAGGGCGTCTATCCTCGGGAGGGGATAGCAGTCTTTGGGGCAGGCCTTGTTGAGGTCAGTGAAGTCCACACACATTCTCCATCCACCGGTGTCCTTTTTGACCATAACGGAGTTGGACAGCCAGGTGGGATATTGGACCTCGTGAATCATCTTGACCGGCAAGAGCTTGTCGACCTCGTCCGATATGGCCTTGCTGCGTTCGGGGCCGAAGTGCCTTCGTTTCTGCCGCACAGGTCGGGCTTGTGGGTTAACGTTAAGTTGGTGAGTCATAAGCTCGGGTGGCACTCCGACCACTTCATCTGCGGACCACGTGAAGATGTCTCGGTGGTCCTTGATCAGGGAGATCATTTCTTCTTTCAGGGGTGAAGGGAGTCCGGCCCCTACTTGGACCACTTGGTCAGGCTTGGTTTCGTCCAAAACCACTTGTTCCACCTCGTCCCCAGACTCAAGCCTGTTGGGCTCTCCTGCCTTTTTAGGGTCGACGCAGTCTATGGAGAGGACAGCCGGCCTCTTTTCTTCTGACCTTGGCGGGGGCTGAGGTCCGACTGCGGCTTGGATGGTGGCGAGGTAGCATTCTCGGGCGGCGCTTACGTCGCtgctcacctcggccaccccCTCTGGCGTTGGAAACTTGAAACTCAGGTGGTAGGTGGAACATACGGCTCTCAAGGCGTTGAGCGTGGGTCGGCCTATCAGCATGTTGTAAGGAGAGTCTGCTTTGACCACCGCAAAGCTGACAGGCACAGTTCGGCAACGGGGATGACGCCCGATAGTCACCATTAACTTCACCATGCCCTCCGGGTGGACGACGTGTCCCCCGAAGCCGACAAGGGGAGTTCTGACCGGAGTGAGTTGCTCCCGGGTCAACTTCAAACTCCCGAAAGTTCGGTAGTACATGACGTCTACCGAGCTTTCGGGGTCAACATAGACCTTCTTGACTATGTAGTTATTCGTGAGGATCTCAATCACGAGAGACTCGTGATTGCTGGAGGCGGCGGGGACAGGGTCACGGGGACCATAGGTTATTACCTCGGACAGtctcgagctcggctcggccACATCCATGCCGGTTTGGCGGTAGGTCCGCTTTCGGGAGTTCTGGCTGTCCCCTCCCGTGGGGCCACCTGAGATGGTGTTGATCACCCCGGCAATGTTTGGGCCGTAGCCTGGTGATCCGTCACGTGGGGGCCTCTGATCCCCCTTATGGTCCTCGGGACCTCGGCAATTAAGCTTGGTGTCCCGCCTGTCTTCTCGGCGGGGACCTCGGCTCTCCCGGTGGGAGGCGCTTCGGCCGAAGCCTCCATCTTTGTGGACAAATTGTTTCAAGTGTCCCTGTCGAATCAGGTTTTCGATCTCTCGCTTCAGATCGTTGCAATCTTCGGTCTCGTGCCCAACGTCTCGGTGGTAGGCACAGTAGAGGTTGGAGTTCCTCTTATCTCTCCTCCCAGGGATCTCAGGAGGTGTTCGGCCGAGGTGGTTCTGTCTCATCACGGCCAAAACATGAGATCGGCTGGAATTGAGAGGTGTCAGCTCAGCGTCCGAGGTGGACGATCGACCTCTTACGATCCGGTCGAAGACACTCCGGCGGTCTCGGACCTGGTTTGAAGTGCTATTTGGGCCGGGTTCACCTCGGCCGATGTCTTTCCTTCTCCGGGGATCTTGCCCCGTACGAGAGGCTTGGGCTTCTCGCTTCATGCGATTCACATCTTCACTTCGGATTCCCTGGTCCACTCTTTCCCAGAGTTCGTGAAGTGTACGGGGGTAATCCCGATGGATTTCGGTGTTGAAGAGTCCGGCCACCAACTCGTTGGTAAAGGCCGCGAGAGTTACCTGCTCATTCTGATCAGGTATTTGCACATTCTCCTCGTTGAACCTTTGAGCATACGAGCGAAGAAACTCGCCCTGACCCTGTTGAAGGTTCAAGAGATAAGCTGAAGTCTTCGTGATTGGTCGAAACGACACGAAGCGGTGGATGAACCAGTCTATTAGCTCATCCAGGGAGGAAATGCTCCCTGGTTCCAAACTCCAGAATCACTTCCGGGCAGTCCCATGTAGGAAAATGGGGAAAACCCGACAAATCACGGCGTCGGGGACGCAGTAGAGTCGGAATGCG of Coffea arabica cultivar ET-39 chromosome 5c, Coffea Arabica ET-39 HiFi, whole genome shotgun sequence contains these proteins:
- the LOC140007365 gene encoding uncharacterized protein; translation: MSNHLTSPKTSALSEKHWRHLIAPAQYSPSSCPGSYSVRVRPPDTGQSRNDQRVGPTSISPPLCPLLSLYKYPRHTPNKGEAPPFTSDKRLTSDIRVHLTSSQRGLIQVGSVTNQKSPPQLAPSVGTRSLLKMRSTRSRSGRVPSTGAGQTSGAQQDRISEEQGSPRTQPNNEEALAKMAEFVSHNPTIFEELGRYLKRQGKEKAESSKRRPTKSPEVPSDEDSDEGRLSRSTSRRASSKATSKLASISRAFSRGLLGKRAEDPPRRPGGLASDYMRAPPFTDDINGERVPPNFKLPNLHTYDGRGDPEDHLRAFISAFRLYCVPDAVICRGQGEFLRSYAQRFNEENVQIPDQNEQVTLAAFTNELVAGLFNTEIHRDYPRTLHELWERVDQGIRSEDVNRMKREAQASRTGQDPRRRKDIGRGEPGPNSTSNQVRDRRSVFDRIVRGRSSTSDAELTPLNSSRSHVLAVMRQNHLGRTPPEIPGRRDKRNSNLYCAYHRDVGHETEDCNDLKREIENLIRQGHLKQFVHKDGGFGRSASHRESRGPRREDRRDTKLNCRGPEDHKGDQRPPRDGSPGYGPNIAGVINTISGGPTGGDSQNSRKRTYRQTGMDVAEPSSRLSEVITYGPRDPVPAASSNHESLVIEILTNNYIVKKVYVDPESSVDVMYYRTFGSLKLTREQLTPVRTPLVGFGGHVVHPEGMVKLMVTIGRHPRCRTVPVSFAVVKADSPYNMLIGRPTLNALRAVCSTYHLSFKFPTPEGVAEVSSDVSAARECYLATIQAAVGPQPPPRSEEKRPAVLSIDCVDPKKAGEPNRLESGDEVEQVVLDETKPDQVVQVGAGLPSPLKEEMISLIKDHRDIFTWSADEVVGVPPELMTHQLNVNPQARPVRQKRRHFGPERSKAISDEVDKLLPVKMIHEVQYPTWLSNSVMVKKDTGGWRMCVDFTDLNKACPKDCYPLPRIDALVDSAMGYEILCFLDTFKGYHQIGMSEENQEKTAFYTDQGVYCYTTMPFGLKNAGATYQRLINQLFKNQIGRNVEAYVDDILVKSLATSCFLSDLREVFGVLRDSRMKLNPKKCVFGVTSRKFLGYLVSHRGIQANPDKIKAIQNMSPPRNVREVQRLNGRLAALNRFLSQSAEKALPFFKVLKKADQFAWTEECQAAFDQLKLYLHHLPTLASPRPEKKLYLYLSAADETVSAVLIRDEGAQEPVYYVNRALRGPETRYTQVEKLVLGLVHAARRLKPYFLAHPISVRTDQPIRQILVRPEASGRLTKWAVELGEYDLSYESRTAIKAQALADFLAELTFTEGPESTSALAEVPTPSLWTLYVDGFSNGDGCGAGLLLEGPQGEVCSYALRFDFPATNNEAEYEALIAGLQLARKLGAQQIHVRSDSQLVVRQVLGEYEAKDETMQRYLSKVHQLTAYFKSFEIQRIPRSQNKRADALSRLASTSFSDLNKTVLVEVLSEPGYVEEVACPVHSEDTWMTPFILFLSQGTLPEDRTEARRIQRKAARYALRDGELYKRSYLGPWLRCVTPEVGRHVLHEIHEGLCEAHVSHRMLAKKTMLLGYFWPSLRQDSQDLVLGCPSCQIHAPEHHQPSNFMVPITSPWPFEQWGTDIIGPFPKAVGGYTFLVTAVDYFTKWIEAEPLRTISGLAIQKFFWKCIICRFGIPQVIISDNERQFAENPFKTWCETLGIKQHFTSVGHPQANGQAENFNRTLLHGLKTRLHRVGSSWVEELSSVLWSYRTTPRSATQETPFSLTYGAEAVIPAEILTPNPRLAAYAAEVNDEERQLDLDLVEERRDLASTRIASYKNTLAHYYNARVRHRRFRPGDLVLRKNSVSRAEPQGKLCPKWEGPYRVVESDPKGYCKLSYRDGSLVPRSWHAENLRLYYA